The following coding sequences are from one Arachis hypogaea cultivar Tifrunner chromosome 7, arahy.Tifrunner.gnm2.J5K5, whole genome shotgun sequence window:
- the LOC112703882 gene encoding F-box protein SNE, producing MKQEKRQRFFINDNIDILREILKRLDGASLGVAACVCRLWCSLARNDDSLWEHLCFRHVSGPPAASVKSVVLALGGYKRLYMVCVRPVLSRLGAESESDRRRVRWRREEVPVAVVVQLSLSLFCIDSYERLHGNNNAAGGIIPSDASASSLMFLCNPINV from the coding sequence ATGAAGCAAGAGAAACGGCAGCGGTTCTTCATAAACGACAACATCGACATTCTAAGGGAAATACTTAAACGACTGGACGGAGCGTCGCTGGGAGTGGCGGCCTGCGTGTGCCGTCTATGGTGCAGCCTGGCCAGAAACGACGACTCCTTATGGGAGCACCTCTGCTTCCGCCACGTGTCAGGTCCACCAGCAGCGTCGGTGAAATCGGTAGTGTTGGCGCTCGGAGGCTACAAGAGGCTATACATGGTGTGCGTGAGGCCTGTACTGAGTCGACTCGGTGCTGAGTCTGAGTCGGATCGGAGGCGAGTTAGGTGGAGGCGGGAGGAGGTTCCGGTGGCTGTGGTGGTTCAGCTCTCGCTCTCGCTGTTCTGCATTGACAGTTATGAGAGGCTTCACGGTAACAACAACGCTGCAGGAGGAATCATccccagcgacgcgtccgcatcgtccCTCATGTTCCTCTGTAACCCCATCAACGTCTGA